Proteins from a single region of Streptomyces sp. HUAS 15-9:
- a CDS encoding leucyl aminopeptidase — translation MTALTLSTAAAPGLRADAIVIGVAKGAKGPVVAAGAEAVDKAYDGRLADVLDTLGAAGAEGELTKLPSPAGFKAPLVVAVGLGAEPEKDAPYDAETLRRAAGVAARALAGTRKAAFALPVADADAVGAIGEGVLLGAYSFDTYKDNGKDAKAKNGRTPLAEASLLGGKPRDAAHKAALARATAVCEELNRARDLINMPPNDLNPAQFAAIAQTAAKEHGLKVQVLDEKALAKGGYGGILGVGGGSASAPRLVKLSYTNAKANKHLAFVGKGITYDSGGISLKPAGHNETMKCDMSGAAAVFAAVVAAARLGLEVNVTGWLALAENMPSGAAVRPGDVLRMYSGKTVEVLNTDAEGRLVLADALWAASAEQPDAIVDVATLTGAMVLALGNRTMGVMANDDAFRSTVHETAEQVGEPSWPMPLPEHLRKGMDSPTADIANMGERAGGGLVAGLFLREFVGEGITWAHLDIAGPAFNEQGPFGYTPKGGTGSAVRTLVRLAELSADGELD, via the coding sequence GTGACTGCTCTTACTCTCAGCACCGCCGCGGCGCCCGGCCTGCGGGCCGACGCGATCGTGATCGGTGTCGCCAAGGGCGCCAAGGGACCCGTCGTCGCGGCGGGTGCCGAAGCCGTGGACAAGGCGTACGACGGCCGGCTCGCCGACGTCCTGGACACCCTCGGCGCCGCCGGTGCCGAGGGTGAGCTGACGAAGCTGCCCTCCCCGGCCGGCTTCAAGGCACCGCTCGTGGTGGCGGTGGGCCTGGGCGCGGAGCCGGAGAAGGACGCGCCCTACGACGCCGAGACGCTGCGCCGGGCCGCCGGTGTCGCCGCCCGCGCGCTCGCCGGGACCAGGAAGGCCGCCTTCGCGCTGCCCGTCGCCGACGCCGACGCCGTGGGCGCGATCGGCGAGGGCGTGCTGCTGGGCGCGTACTCCTTCGACACGTACAAGGACAACGGCAAGGACGCCAAGGCGAAGAACGGCCGGACGCCGCTCGCCGAGGCCTCCCTGCTCGGCGGCAAGCCCCGCGACGCGGCGCACAAGGCGGCCCTGGCCCGCGCGACCGCGGTCTGTGAGGAGCTCAACCGCGCCCGCGACCTGATCAACATGCCGCCGAACGACCTCAACCCGGCGCAGTTCGCCGCGATCGCGCAGACCGCGGCCAAGGAGCACGGCCTCAAGGTGCAGGTGCTCGACGAGAAGGCCCTGGCCAAGGGCGGCTACGGGGGCATCCTCGGCGTCGGCGGCGGCTCGGCGTCGGCCCCGCGCCTGGTGAAGCTGTCGTACACGAACGCGAAGGCGAACAAGCACCTGGCCTTCGTCGGCAAGGGCATCACCTACGACTCGGGCGGCATCTCCCTGAAGCCGGCCGGTCACAACGAGACGATGAAGTGCGACATGAGCGGCGCGGCCGCCGTGTTCGCCGCCGTCGTCGCGGCCGCGCGCCTGGGCCTGGAGGTCAATGTCACCGGCTGGCTGGCGCTGGCCGAGAACATGCCCTCGGGCGCCGCCGTACGCCCGGGTGACGTGCTGCGCATGTACAGCGGCAAGACCGTCGAGGTGCTCAACACGGACGCCGAGGGCCGGCTGGTCCTCGCCGACGCGCTGTGGGCCGCCTCGGCGGAGCAGCCGGACGCGATCGTGGACGTGGCGACGCTGACCGGCGCGATGGTGCTGGCGCTCGGCAACCGGACCATGGGCGTCATGGCCAACGACGACGCGTTCCGCAGCACGGTGCACGAGACCGCCGAGCAGGTCGGCGAGCCCTCGTGGCCGATGCCGCTGCCCGAGCACCTGCGCAAGGGCATGGACTCCCCCACCGCCGACATCGCCAACATGGGTGAGCGCGCGGGCGGCGGCCTGGTCGCCGGTCTCTTCCTGCGCGAGTTCGTCGGCGAGGGCATCACCTGGGCCCACCTGGACATCGCCGGGCCCGCCTTCAACGAGCAGGGCCCCTTCGGCTACACCCCGAAGGGCGGCACGGGCTCGGCGGTGCGCACGCTGGTGCGGCTGGCCGAGCTGAGCGCCGACGGCGAACTGGACTGA
- the lpdA gene encoding dihydrolipoyl dehydrogenase codes for MANDASTVFDLVILGGGSGGYAAALRGAQLGLDVALIEKDKVGGTCLHRGCIPTKALLHAGEVADQARESEQFGVKATLEGIDVPAVHKYKDEVISGLYKGLQGLIASRKVTYIEGTGRLSSPTSVDVNGQRVQGRHILLATGSVPKSLPGLEIDGDRIISSDHALVLDRVPKSAIILGGGVIGVEFASAWKSFGSDVTVIEGLKHLVPVEDENSSKLLERAFRKRGIKFNLGTFFSKAEYTQDGVKVTLADGKEYEAEVLLVAVGRGPVSQGLGYEEQGIAMDRGYVLVDEYMGTNVPTVSAVGDLVPTLQLAHVGFAEGILVAERLAGLKTVPIDYDGVPRVTYCHPEVASVGITEAKAKEVYGADKVVTVKFPLGGNGKSRILKTAGEIKLVQVKDGAVVGVHMVGDRMGEQVGEAQLIYNWEALPSEVAQLIHAHPTQNEALGEAHLALAGKPLHMHD; via the coding sequence GTGGCGAACGACGCCAGCACCGTTTTCGACCTAGTGATCCTCGGCGGTGGTAGCGGTGGTTACGCCGCGGCCCTGCGCGGGGCTCAGCTGGGCCTGGACGTCGCCCTGATCGAGAAGGACAAGGTCGGCGGCACCTGCCTGCACCGGGGTTGCATCCCCACCAAGGCACTTCTGCACGCGGGCGAGGTCGCCGACCAGGCCCGCGAGAGCGAGCAGTTCGGTGTGAAGGCCACGTTGGAGGGCATCGACGTACCGGCCGTCCACAAGTACAAGGACGAGGTCATCTCGGGCCTGTACAAGGGTCTGCAGGGGCTCATCGCCTCGCGGAAGGTGACCTACATCGAGGGCACGGGGCGGCTGTCCTCCCCGACCTCCGTGGACGTGAACGGCCAGCGCGTCCAGGGCCGCCACATCCTCCTCGCGACCGGCTCCGTGCCGAAGTCGCTGCCGGGCCTGGAGATCGACGGCGACCGCATCATCTCCTCCGACCACGCCCTCGTCCTGGACCGCGTGCCGAAGTCCGCGATCATCCTGGGCGGCGGCGTCATCGGCGTCGAGTTCGCGTCGGCGTGGAAGTCCTTCGGCTCCGACGTCACGGTGATCGAGGGCCTCAAGCACCTCGTCCCGGTCGAGGACGAGAACTCCTCCAAGCTTCTCGAGCGCGCGTTCCGCAAGCGCGGGATCAAGTTCAACCTCGGCACGTTCTTCTCGAAGGCCGAGTACACCCAGGACGGCGTCAAGGTCACCCTCGCCGACGGCAAGGAGTACGAGGCGGAGGTCCTCCTCGTCGCCGTCGGCCGTGGCCCGGTCTCGCAGGGCCTGGGCTACGAGGAGCAGGGCATCGCGATGGACCGCGGCTACGTCCTGGTCGACGAGTACATGGGGACGAACGTCCCGACCGTCTCGGCCGTCGGTGACCTGGTCCCGACGCTCCAGCTCGCGCACGTCGGCTTCGCCGAGGGCATCCTGGTGGCGGAGCGTCTGGCCGGTCTCAAGACCGTTCCGATCGACTACGACGGCGTGCCGCGGGTGACGTACTGCCACCCGGAGGTCGCCTCCGTGGGCATCACCGAGGCCAAGGCCAAGGAGGTCTACGGCGCGGACAAGGTCGTCACCGTCAAGTTCCCCCTGGGCGGCAACGGCAAGAGCCGGATCCTGAAGACCGCGGGCGAGATCAAGCTCGTCCAGGTCAAGGACGGCGCCGTGGTCGGCGTCCACATGGTCGGCGACCGCATGGGCGAGCAGGTCGGCGAGGCCCAGCTGATCTACAACTGGGAGGCGCTGCCGTCGGAGGTCGCGCAGCTCATCCACGCCCACCCGACGCAGAACGAGGCGCTCGGCGAGGCCCACCTGGCCCTGGCCGGCAAGCCCCTCCACATGCACGACTGA
- a CDS encoding GntR family transcriptional regulator — translation MTAPVVHSLREQIREHIVEGIVSGRWQPGERIVERRIATELEVSQTPVREALRELESLRLIESAPNKGVRVRNLTAADLEESYPVRAGLEAIAAELAAERLAVDCSALEPHVLALYEADRAADGTAQVRHTVGFHRELVRAADNSVLLHTWEGLGIEVFTALSIRWLGTVQQSYAEEHEELVQAFKRRDPQIAELVKAHVLGCAPRA, via the coding sequence ATGACCGCGCCCGTCGTCCACTCGCTGCGCGAACAGATCCGCGAGCACATCGTGGAGGGGATCGTCAGCGGGCGCTGGCAGCCGGGTGAGCGCATCGTGGAGCGGCGGATCGCCACCGAGCTGGAGGTCAGCCAGACCCCGGTCCGTGAGGCGCTGCGCGAGCTCGAGTCGCTGCGCCTGATCGAGTCCGCACCGAACAAGGGCGTACGGGTCCGGAACCTGACCGCGGCGGACCTGGAGGAGAGCTACCCGGTCCGGGCCGGCCTCGAGGCCATCGCGGCGGAGCTGGCGGCCGAGCGGCTCGCCGTGGACTGCTCGGCCCTGGAGCCCCACGTGCTGGCCCTGTACGAGGCCGACCGCGCCGCCGACGGCACCGCCCAGGTCCGCCACACGGTCGGCTTCCACCGCGAGCTCGTGCGCGCGGCGGACAACTCGGTGCTGCTGCACACCTGGGAAGGGCTCGGCATCGAGGTCTTCACGGCGCTGTCCATCCGCTGGCTGGGCACGGTCCAGCAGTCCTACGCGGAGGAGCACGAGGAGCTGGTGCAGGCCTTCAAGCGCCGGGATCCGCAGATCGCGGAGCTGGTGAAGGCGCATGTCCTCGGCTGCGCACCCCGCGCCTGA
- the sucB gene encoding 2-oxoglutarate dehydrogenase, E2 component, dihydrolipoamide succinyltransferase — protein MAVSVTLPALGESVTEGTVTRWLKAEGERVEADEPLLEVSTDKVDTEIPSPASGILASIKVAEDETVEVGAELAVIDDGTGAPVAAPAPAAAEAPAPRAAPAPVAEAPAAPAPAPVAAAPAAPAGGATGTDVVLPALGESVTEGTVTRWLKAVGESVEADEPLLEVSTDKVDTEIPAPASGVLLEIVVGEDETAEVGAKLAVIGAPGAAPAPAAPAPAPVAAPAPAPAAPAPAPVAPPAPAAPAPVAPAPVAAAPAPAPVVPVAAVPTAPAVPPATAGDEGAYVTPLVRKLAAENGVDLATVKGTGVGGRIRKQDVIAAAEAAKAAAPAPAPVAAAPAAKKAPTLEVSPLRGQTVKMPRIRKVIGDNMVKALHEQAQLSSVVEVDVTRLMRLRAQAKDSFAAREGVKLSPMPFFVKAAAQALKAYPVINARINEAEGTITYFDSENIGIAVDSEKGLMTPVIKHAGDLNIAGIAKATAELAGKVRANKITPDELSGATFTISNTGSRGALFDTIIVPPGQVAILGIGATVKRPAVIETEEGTVIGVRDMTYLTLSYDHRLVDGADAARYLTAVKAILEAGEFEVELGL, from the coding sequence ATGGCGGTTTCCGTAACCCTTCCGGCGCTCGGCGAGAGCGTCACCGAGGGCACTGTCACCCGCTGGCTGAAGGCCGAGGGCGAGCGCGTCGAGGCCGACGAGCCACTGCTCGAGGTCTCCACCGACAAGGTCGACACCGAGATCCCCTCCCCCGCGTCCGGCATCCTGGCCTCCATCAAGGTCGCCGAGGACGAGACGGTCGAGGTCGGCGCCGAGCTGGCCGTCATCGACGACGGCACGGGCGCGCCCGTCGCCGCTCCGGCCCCGGCCGCCGCCGAGGCTCCGGCTCCCCGCGCCGCGCCGGCACCGGTCGCCGAGGCCCCCGCCGCTCCCGCCCCGGCCCCCGTGGCCGCGGCTCCGGCCGCCCCTGCCGGTGGCGCCACGGGCACGGACGTGGTCCTGCCCGCGCTCGGCGAGTCCGTCACCGAGGGCACCGTCACCCGCTGGCTGAAGGCGGTCGGCGAGTCCGTCGAGGCCGACGAGCCGCTGCTCGAGGTCTCCACCGACAAGGTCGACACCGAGATCCCGGCGCCCGCCTCCGGCGTGCTGCTGGAGATCGTGGTCGGCGAGGACGAGACCGCCGAGGTCGGCGCCAAGCTGGCCGTCATCGGCGCCCCGGGCGCGGCTCCGGCTCCGGCTGCTCCGGCTCCGGCGCCCGTCGCTGCCCCGGCTCCGGCCCCGGCCGCACCGGCGCCCGCTCCGGTGGCTCCCCCGGCTCCGGCCGCTCCCGCCCCCGTCGCCCCCGCCCCCGTCGCCGCCGCTCCGGCCCCCGCGCCGGTCGTCCCGGTCGCCGCGGTGCCGACCGCCCCGGCTGTCCCGCCCGCGACCGCCGGTGACGAGGGCGCGTACGTGACCCCGCTGGTGCGCAAGCTCGCCGCCGAGAACGGCGTCGACCTGGCCACCGTCAAGGGCACCGGCGTCGGCGGCCGTATCCGCAAGCAGGACGTCATCGCAGCCGCCGAGGCCGCGAAGGCCGCCGCTCCGGCTCCCGCCCCCGTCGCCGCCGCTCCGGCCGCCAAGAAGGCGCCGACCCTGGAGGTCTCCCCCCTCCGCGGCCAGACCGTCAAGATGCCCCGCATCCGCAAGGTCATCGGCGACAACATGGTCAAGGCGCTGCACGAGCAGGCCCAGCTGTCGTCGGTCGTCGAGGTCGACGTCACGCGCCTGATGCGGCTGCGCGCCCAGGCCAAGGACTCGTTCGCCGCGCGCGAGGGCGTCAAGCTCTCCCCGATGCCGTTCTTCGTGAAGGCGGCGGCCCAGGCGCTGAAGGCCTACCCGGTCATCAACGCCCGGATCAACGAGGCCGAGGGCACGATCACCTACTTCGACTCCGAGAACATCGGAATCGCGGTGGACTCCGAGAAGGGCCTGATGACCCCGGTCATCAAGCACGCGGGCGACCTGAACATCGCCGGCATCGCCAAGGCCACGGCGGAGCTCGCGGGCAAGGTCCGCGCCAACAAGATCACGCCCGACGAGCTGTCCGGCGCGACCTTCACCATCTCCAACACCGGTTCGCGCGGCGCGCTCTTCGACACGATCATCGTGCCGCCGGGCCAGGTCGCGATCCTCGGCATCGGTGCCACGGTCAAGCGTCCGGCCGTCATCGAGACCGAGGAGGGCACGGTCATCGGCGTCCGCGACATGACCTACCTGACCCTCTCCTACGACCACCGCCTGGTGGACGGCGCCGACGCGGCCCGTTACCTGACGGCGGTCAAGGCGATCCTGGAGGCGGGCGAGTTCGAGGTCGAGCTGGGCCTCTGA
- a CDS encoding RDD family protein: MPKLRRAVAWIIDFGLVIAAASLLAVLTFHRISALVTDVPELATRGGFDLLTSRGDVVDASTDLGLSLWDKVVLDVEEAFAALVVVTFLYQWACLALLGRTVGKGLLGLRVTPRLSRHAARRAAVTTAADVAVYAVACVLLIEGQFALSVLVWALAVALFLVNAVPVLLPGRRSLADRLSGTSVTGLGLGAPTAVEPDPATPTRSW; this comes from the coding sequence ATGCCGAAGCTGCGCCGTGCCGTGGCCTGGATCATCGACTTCGGGCTGGTGATCGCGGCGGCCTCGCTGCTCGCCGTGCTCACCTTCCACCGGATATCAGCACTCGTCACCGACGTTCCGGAACTGGCGACCCGCGGCGGGTTCGACCTGCTGACCTCCCGCGGTGACGTCGTCGACGCCTCCACGGACCTGGGCCTCTCACTGTGGGACAAGGTCGTGCTGGACGTGGAGGAGGCCTTCGCCGCGCTCGTCGTCGTCACGTTCCTCTACCAGTGGGCCTGCCTCGCCCTGCTCGGCCGCACCGTCGGCAAGGGGCTCCTCGGGCTCCGGGTCACCCCGCGGCTGTCCCGGCACGCCGCCCGCCGGGCCGCCGTCACCACCGCGGCCGACGTCGCCGTGTACGCGGTCGCCTGCGTCCTGCTGATCGAGGGTCAGTTCGCCCTGTCGGTGCTGGTGTGGGCGCTGGCGGTGGCGCTGTTCCTGGTCAACGCCGTGCCGGTGCTCCTCCCGGGGCGCCGCTCGCTGGCCGACCGGCTGTCCGGCACCTCGGTCACCGGGCTCGGCCTCGGCGCGCCCACCGCCGTGGAGCCGGACCCGGCGACGCCGACGCGGTCCTGGTAG
- the cobT gene encoding nicotinate-nucleotide--dimethylbenzimidazole phosphoribosyltransferase produces the protein MSSLNLDDFTDLIERPDGGVRRDAEARRERLVVPPGSLGRLDELGEWLAAAQGAVPVRPVERPRVVLFAGDHGIAELGVSARPAGSAELLVRSVLEGASPVSVLARRLGVPVRVVDMALDCEPDALPKDVVRHRVRRGSGRIDIEDALTAQEAEDAFRAGVAVADEEADSGTDLVVLGDVSVGGTTAAAVLVAALCGTDASVVTGRGGLAIDDLTWMRKCAAVRDALRRARPVLGDQLELLATVGGADLAAMTGFLLQAAVRKLPVILDGVVAAACALVAQRVAFRAPDWWLAGHGSGEPGQAKALDRMALEPLLDQGVTVGEGVGALLALPLVQAAAALAAELPEKEPEKDTERDAEEGSDEGVEMGAAEDAEKSAEGDSEAGGPA, from the coding sequence ATGAGCTCGCTTAATCTCGACGACTTCACCGATCTGATCGAGCGCCCGGACGGCGGCGTGCGCCGTGACGCCGAGGCGCGACGGGAACGTCTGGTCGTGCCGCCCGGGTCGCTGGGGCGCCTGGACGAACTGGGTGAGTGGCTGGCGGCCGCGCAGGGCGCGGTGCCGGTACGACCGGTCGAACGGCCGCGGGTCGTTCTCTTCGCCGGTGACCACGGGATCGCCGAACTGGGCGTCTCCGCGCGGCCGGCGGGCAGCGCCGAGCTGCTGGTGCGGTCCGTGCTGGAGGGTGCCAGCCCGGTGTCGGTGCTCGCGCGGCGGCTCGGCGTGCCGGTGCGGGTCGTGGACATGGCGCTGGACTGCGAGCCGGACGCGCTGCCGAAGGACGTCGTACGGCACCGGGTGCGGCGCGGCAGCGGTCGTATCGACATCGAGGACGCGCTGACCGCACAGGAGGCGGAGGACGCCTTCCGGGCGGGTGTCGCGGTGGCCGACGAGGAGGCCGACTCCGGTACGGATCTGGTGGTGCTCGGCGACGTGAGCGTGGGCGGGACCACGGCGGCGGCCGTGCTGGTCGCGGCGCTGTGCGGGACCGACGCGTCGGTGGTCACCGGGCGCGGCGGGCTCGCGATCGACGACCTGACCTGGATGCGCAAGTGCGCGGCCGTCCGTGACGCGCTGCGCCGGGCCCGGCCGGTGCTCGGCGACCAGTTGGAGCTGCTGGCCACCGTGGGCGGGGCCGACCTCGCCGCGATGACCGGGTTCCTGCTGCAGGCCGCCGTACGGAAGCTGCCGGTGATCCTGGACGGGGTCGTGGCGGCCGCGTGTGCGCTGGTCGCGCAGCGCGTCGCGTTCCGGGCGCCGGACTGGTGGCTGGCCGGGCACGGCAGCGGGGAGCCGGGACAGGCGAAGGCGCTGGACCGGATGGCCCTGGAGCCGCTGCTCGACCAGGGGGTGACCGTCGGAGAGGGTGTCGGGGCGCTGCTCGCACTGCCGCTGGTGCAGGCCGCGGCGGCGCTGGCGGCGGAGCTTCCCGAGAAGGAGCCGGAGAAGGACACCGAGAGGGACGCCGAGGAGGGCTCCGACGAGGGCGTCGAAATGGGCGCCGCCGAGGACGCCGAGAAGAGTGCCGAAGGGGACTCCGAAGCGGGCGGTCCGGCCTGA
- a CDS encoding class I SAM-dependent methyltransferase, whose product MPPSPPTPQSTDGFHEPRREDCPWCGSRRLRTRLRAPDFTRHRPGTFVVDECRDCAHAFQNPRLTSEGLALHHRDFYEGHLEDFAERILAARVGLPQALDCARAGRYPHRHRAAARAMLALPEPESWLDVGTGHAHFPQTARELFAYTSFDGLDPTPRVERARAAGRIEEAHQGHLTTPAVLARLRSRYDVVSMFHHLEHTPDPRAELRAALTALRPGGHLLVEVPDPHSAFGTLLGKWWLPYSQPRHLHLMPLDNLRAELESQGCTIVTTDRRAPHVPYDLSAALSLALTHVLPRALRPVTTPLVAAATALDHTLAPLLRRTRFSNAYRIIARKDPAQLP is encoded by the coding sequence ATGCCGCCCTCGCCCCCCACCCCGCAGTCCACCGACGGATTCCACGAGCCACGCCGCGAGGACTGCCCCTGGTGCGGCTCCAGACGCCTGCGCACCCGGCTGCGCGCGCCCGACTTCACCCGGCACCGGCCCGGCACGTTCGTCGTCGACGAGTGCCGCGACTGCGCCCACGCCTTCCAGAACCCACGGCTCACCTCCGAGGGACTCGCCCTGCACCACCGGGACTTCTACGAAGGGCACTTGGAGGACTTCGCCGAGCGCATCCTCGCCGCCCGCGTCGGCCTCCCCCAGGCTCTCGACTGCGCTCGAGCAGGGCGGTACCCCCATCGCCACCGGGCCGCGGCCCGCGCGATGCTCGCCCTGCCCGAGCCGGAGAGTTGGCTGGACGTCGGCACGGGCCATGCCCATTTCCCTCAGACGGCGAGGGAACTCTTCGCCTACACGTCCTTCGACGGCCTCGACCCGACGCCCCGCGTGGAGCGTGCTCGTGCGGCCGGCCGTATCGAGGAGGCCCACCAGGGCCATCTCACCACCCCCGCCGTCCTCGCCCGGCTGCGCTCCCGCTACGACGTGGTCAGCATGTTCCACCACCTGGAACACACCCCCGACCCGCGCGCCGAACTCCGCGCCGCGCTCACCGCCCTGCGCCCCGGCGGCCATCTCCTCGTCGAAGTCCCCGACCCCCACAGCGCGTTCGGCACGCTCCTGGGCAAGTGGTGGCTCCCCTACAGCCAGCCCCGCCATCTCCATCTGATGCCCCTGGACAACCTGCGCGCGGAACTGGAGTCCCAGGGCTGCACCATCGTCACCACGGACCGCAGAGCCCCCCATGTCCCCTACGACCTGTCAGCGGCCCTCTCCCTGGCCCTGACCCACGTCCTGCCCAGGGCGTTGCGCCCGGTGACCACCCCCCTGGTGGCCGCCGCGACGGCCCTCGACCACACCCTGGCCCCCCTGCTGCGCCGCACCCGCTTCTCGAACGCCTACCGCATCATCGCCCGCAAGGACCCGGCGCAACTGCCGTAG
- a CDS encoding phosphatidylglycerol lysyltransferase domain-containing protein encodes MGDARIAAEQEAGPGHPGDTERRSTGASRRAAAFAVWYLRAVAFINFLSAVWVSLGQDVRRHNQENFFTPYLLTAGFASGVFTAFLAITMRRRKRAAWILNLVLSGVFLALFALAMAFPEIRQYAQNWISLVLTAAFVGALLMGRREFYAKGDRSNPKLAAGVAVGGGLLASLLAALLVTVTNQAPDAARSTFTERWHYGTLRLISVAADESRFPGISTPNWVNVVINVLSTILVLAVLYAAFRSRRAVDPLTEDDEKRLRTLLDRHGERDSLGYFALRREKSAVWSPTGKAAVAYRVVGGVSLASGDPIGDPEAWPGAIVPWLAQAREHGWIPAVMGAGEEAGTVYARHGLDALELGDEALVEVAEFTLEGRAMRTVRQAFNRVKRAGYEVRIRRHADIPADEMTYLIGRADDWRDGATERGFSMALGRLGDPADGQCVMLECTDANGELKALLSFVPWGPHGLSLDLMRRDRDSDNGLMEFMVIELLRRAGEIKITQVSLNFAMFRSVFERGARLGAGPVLRLWRSLLSFFSRWWQIESLYRANAKYRPIWEPRFLLFEKSADLPRIGLASARAEGFLEAPGLPKWLHRKHLETYR; translated from the coding sequence ATGGGAGATGCCCGAATTGCCGCGGAACAGGAAGCCGGCCCGGGGCACCCGGGTGACACGGAACGGCGGTCCACCGGGGCCTCCCGGCGGGCCGCCGCCTTCGCCGTCTGGTACTTGCGGGCCGTCGCCTTCATCAACTTCCTCAGCGCGGTGTGGGTGTCCCTGGGACAGGACGTACGGCGGCACAACCAGGAGAACTTCTTCACCCCGTATCTGCTGACGGCCGGCTTCGCCTCCGGTGTGTTCACCGCGTTCCTGGCGATCACGATGCGGCGCCGCAAGCGGGCCGCGTGGATCCTGAACCTGGTGCTGAGCGGGGTGTTCCTGGCCCTGTTCGCCCTCGCCATGGCGTTCCCGGAGATCCGGCAGTACGCGCAGAACTGGATCTCCCTCGTCCTCACGGCCGCCTTCGTCGGCGCGCTGCTCATGGGGCGGCGGGAGTTCTACGCCAAGGGCGACCGGTCCAACCCCAAGCTCGCCGCCGGCGTCGCGGTCGGCGGCGGGCTGCTCGCCTCCCTGCTGGCGGCGCTCCTGGTGACGGTCACCAACCAGGCGCCGGACGCGGCCCGTTCGACGTTCACGGAGCGCTGGCACTACGGCACGCTGCGGCTGATCTCGGTCGCCGCCGACGAGTCCCGCTTCCCCGGGATCTCCACGCCCAACTGGGTCAACGTCGTCATCAACGTGCTCAGCACGATCCTCGTCCTCGCCGTCCTCTACGCCGCCTTCCGCTCCCGGCGCGCCGTCGACCCGCTCACCGAGGACGACGAGAAGCGGCTGCGGACGCTGCTCGACCGGCACGGCGAACGGGACTCGCTCGGGTACTTCGCGCTGCGCCGGGAGAAGAGCGCGGTGTGGTCGCCGACCGGGAAGGCCGCGGTGGCCTACCGGGTGGTGGGCGGGGTGTCGCTGGCCTCCGGGGATCCGATCGGCGACCCGGAGGCCTGGCCCGGGGCGATCGTGCCGTGGCTGGCCCAGGCGCGCGAGCACGGGTGGATCCCGGCCGTGATGGGGGCGGGCGAGGAGGCCGGGACCGTGTACGCACGGCACGGCCTCGACGCCCTGGAGCTCGGTGACGAGGCGCTCGTGGAGGTCGCCGAGTTCACGCTGGAGGGGCGCGCGATGCGCACTGTCCGGCAGGCGTTCAACCGGGTGAAGCGGGCCGGGTACGAGGTGCGCATCCGGCGGCACGCGGACATCCCGGCCGACGAGATGACGTACCTCATCGGCCGGGCCGACGACTGGCGGGACGGGGCGACCGAGCGCGGCTTCAGCATGGCGCTCGGGCGGCTCGGGGACCCCGCCGACGGGCAGTGCGTGATGCTGGAGTGCACGGACGCGAACGGCGAGCTGAAGGCGCTGCTGTCGTTCGTCCCCTGGGGCCCGCACGGGCTGTCGCTCGACCTCATGCGGCGGGACCGGGACTCCGACAACGGGCTGATGGAGTTCATGGTCATCGAGCTGCTGCGGCGGGCCGGGGAGATCAAGATCACTCAGGTCTCACTGAACTTCGCGATGTTCCGTTCGGTCTTCGAGCGTGGCGCACGCCTCGGCGCCGGGCCGGTGCTGAGGCTGTGGCGGTCGCTGCTCAGCTTCTTCTCGCGCTGGTGGCAGATCGAGTCGCTGTACCGCGCCAACGCGAAGTACCGGCCCATCTGGGAGCCCCGGTTCCTGCTCTTCGAGAAGAGCGCGGACCTGCCGCGCATCGGCCTGGCGTCGGCGCGCGCGGAGGGGTTTCTGGAGGCACCCGGGCTGCCGAAGTGGCTGCACCGCAAGCACCTGGAGACATACAGATGA